One Phaseolus vulgaris cultivar G19833 chromosome 4, P. vulgaris v2.0, whole genome shotgun sequence DNA window includes the following coding sequences:
- the LOC137838560 gene encoding uncharacterized protein, with amino-acid sequence MRAKGLLAKSDCLLVTGQVTGEYQAKDPQMVVYLEYVQVLKESFEVFELVHVPREQNSRADLLVKLASSGKGGRQRTVIQETLKTPRTTTDNMEEVQHVSSSEGTRRSYRSLTQETMKTPRISRYPVAGEIEPQVHQVESGETWMKAYQRYLADEVLPLDSAEAQKIKKNSSKYTLIDGKLFRHRFTHPILVCMDGEQCTRIMAELHDGICGSDIGDRSLSSKAIRAGYYWPTIREDCTRYAQRCKQC; translated from the coding sequence ATGAGAGCAAAGGGGTTGTTGGCAAAAAGTGATTGCTTGTTAGTTACAGGCCAGGTCACGGGGGAATACCAAGCTAAAGATCCTCAGATGGTCGTATACCTAGAATACGTCCAGGTGCTGAAGGAGTCGTTCGAAGTGTTCGAGCTAGTCCATGTACCAAGAGAACAAAAttcccgagctgacttgcttgtgaaactcgccagttcgggcaaggggggcaggcaaaggacggtgattcaggagaccctgaagacacctcgaactACCACGGACAATATGGAGGAAGTCCAGCATGTTAGCTCATCGGAAGGGACGAGGAGGAGTTATCGGTCGTTAACACAAGAGACGATGAAAACACCCAGAATAAGTAGGTATCCGGTTGCTGGGGAGATAGAACCGCAAGTTCACCAGGTTGAATCAGGAGAAACTTGGATGAAGGCCTACCAGCGCTACTTGGCCGATGAAGTACTCCCGTTAGATTCCGCAGAAGCtcagaaaatcaagaaaaattcaagcaagtacaccctgatcgaTGGGAAATTATTCAGGCACAGATTCACCCATCCCATACTGGTATGCATGGACGGAGAGCAATGCACGCGCATCATGGCAGAGTTACACGATGGGATATGTGGTAGTGACATTGGTGACCGATCTCTCTCATCAAAGGCCATTCGTGCAGGatattactggccaaccatAAGGGAGGATTGCACGAGATACGCCCAACGGTGTAAGCAGTGCTAA